Part of the Roseomonas sp. OT10 genome, ATGCGGCGCTTCGGCTCGTCCACGTCCAGGATCACCACGTCCACCGCCTCGGAGGTCGCGACGATCTTGCCCGGATGGACGTTCTTCTTGGTCCAGCTCATCTCGGAGACGTGGACCAGGCCCTCGACGCCCGGCTCCAGCTCCACGAAGGCGCCGTAGTCGGTGATGTTGGTCACGCGGCCGGAGAACTTGCCGCCCACCGGGTACTTGACGGCCACGCCTTCCCACGGGTCGGACATCAGCTGCTTCATGCCGAGGCTGATGCGCTGGGTCTCCGGGTTGAAGCGGATCACCTGCACCTTGACCTGCTGGCCGATGGTCAGCGCCTCGGAGGGGTGGTTGATGCGGCGCCAGGCGATGTCGGTGACGTGCAGCAGCCCGTCCACGCCGCCCAGGTCCACGAAGGCGCCGTAGTCGGTGATGTTCTTCACCACGCCGTCGAGCACCATGCCTTCCTTCAGGCCCTGGATCAGCTCGCTGCGCTGCTCGGCACGCGTCTCCTCCAGCACCGCGCGGCGGCTGACGACGATGTTGCCGCGGGCGCGGTCCATCTTGAGGATCTGGAAGGGCTGCGGGCTGCCCATCAGCGGGCCGACGTCGCGCACCGGGCGGATGTCCACCTGGGAGCCGGGCAGGAAGGCCACGGCGCCGCCAAGGTCGACGGTGAAGCCACCCTTCACGCGGCCGAAGATCGTGCCGTTGACGCGCTGCTGCGCCTGGAACTGCTTCTCGAGGTTGGTCCAGGCCTCCTCGCGCCGCGCCTTCTCGCGCGACAGGACGATGGAGCCGTCCCGGTCCTCGTAGCGCTCGACGAAGAGCTCGACCGTGTCGCCGGGCTTGACCTCGGCCTTCTGGCCCTGCGGGGCGAACTCGCGGAGCGGCACGCGCCCCTCGCTCTTCAGGCCCACGTCGACGACGGCGACGTCGTCGTCGATGCGGATCACGCGGCCGGTGACGACCGAGCCGGCGAAGCCCGTGTCGGCGCCCAGCGTCTCGTCGAGCAGGGAGGCGAAATCCTCGACCGGGCGGTCAAGGGTGGTGGCAGATGCCATGTAGATGTCTGTTCCTGAGGGGGCCGCCCGTCCCGGAAGAGGGGCACGGCAGCCGGTGTCCTGCGCCCCCTGCCGGCCCCGCTGTTGCGGTGGACACCGGACGGACACGTCTTGCCCGGGGAAAGCCCGGGCCGGTTGGGATCACCCGCCCGCGACCGGATGCGACCGGCACATGGACGAGCGCCGCGACAACCCGGATGGGCCGCGCGGCACGCTGCCCATACAACCTCCGCGTCCTTACGTCAAGGAAATATCGGCCTTTTCGGGCCTTATCCCGGCAGTCCGGCCAGCCGGGCGCGGAGCATCTCCAGCGCGACGGCATGGGCGGCCTCGGCATCCAGCGCCGTGGTATCCAGCAGCATCGCGTCCGGGGCGGCCACCATGGGCGCCGCGTCGCGGGCGGCATCCCGGGCATCGCGCGCCGCCATCTCCGCCGCCACCGCCTCCAGCGTCACCGCCTCGCCGCGCGCGCGCCGCTCCTCCCAGCGGCGGCGGGCGCGCTCCGCCGGGCTG contains:
- the rpsA gene encoding 30S ribosomal protein S1, which translates into the protein MASATTLDRPVEDFASLLDETLGADTGFAGSVVTGRVIRIDDDVAVVDVGLKSEGRVPLREFAPQGQKAEVKPGDTVELFVERYEDRDGSIVLSREKARREEAWTNLEKQFQAQQRVNGTIFGRVKGGFTVDLGGAVAFLPGSQVDIRPVRDVGPLMGSPQPFQILKMDRARGNIVVSRRAVLEETRAEQRSELIQGLKEGMVLDGVVKNITDYGAFVDLGGVDGLLHVTDIAWRRINHPSEALTIGQQVKVQVIRFNPETQRISLGMKQLMSDPWEGVAVKYPVGGKFSGRVTNITDYGAFVELEPGVEGLVHVSEMSWTKKNVHPGKIVATSEAVDVVILDVDEPKRRISLGLKQAQGNPWEVFLEQHPPGSTVEGEIRNITEFGLFVGLGPDLDGMVHMSDLSWDMSGEQAMASYRKGDTVQAKVLDVDVEKERISLGIKQLQSDPAAEVLDRVRKGEIVTGVVTKIESNGIEVKVDEVLTGFIRRAELARDRNDQRPERFAVGEKVDAKVVMVDRAARRLSLTIRGKEVEEEREAVKEYGTSDSGASLGDILGAAIRRRQGMSEE